The genomic stretch CAGGAGACTCTTCAGCAACGATTCCAAGCTTTGATTGAGGGCGCGAAGGAGAAATGGACGTACGCTATCTTCTGGCAGTCATCCGTCGACGAGGGCCTCCGGCGCGTCGTTGCTTGGCTGGGGTGATGGTTACTATAAGGGCTGCGAGGAAGATAGGCAGAAGCGGACTTTGGGGAACGCGGCATCCGCGGCGGAGCAGGAGCATAGGAAGCGCGTGCTCCGAGAGCTCAATTCGTTGGTAGCCGGCGGAGGCTCGTCGTCGCCGGATGAAGtcgtggaggaggaggtgactGATACTGAGTGGTTTTTTTTGGTTTCTATGACGCAGTCTTTCGTTAACGGGGCTGGGATACCCGGGCAAGCGTTGTTCTCTGGGTCGCCGATTTGGATCGCCGGTGGGGACCGGCTTCAGGTGTCGGCGTGCGAGCGAGCTCGGCAGGCGGAGGTGTTTGGGCTTCGGACGATGGTGTGCGTACCGGTGGGGGGTGGCGTGGTGGAGCTTGGCTCCACGGATCTCATTTTCCAGAGCAACGAGATCATGAACAAGATCCGGTTTCTCTTCAGCTTCAACGCCACGGAGATGGAGATGAATCCATCGGCTTCCTTCTTCCAGCCGCCACAGCCGGCAGCGCAGCAGCCGGAGGTGGTAGACCAGGGGAAACCGACCCGGCGGCGCTCTGGATCTCGGACCCCTCACTCGTGGAGATCAAAGACTCAGTCTCGCCGGAGATCTCAGTGTCGAAACCCCATGTTCCTTTTGATTCAAACCCTAGTTCCAGCACCCTGACGGAAAACCCTAGCTCGATCAACCTCCAAAACCAGTACCATCCCTCATCGTCCCATTTCACCAAAGAGCTAAATTTTTCCGAATTCCATGTCAACACGACCGCAGCACCGCCCCAGTCCTGCAAGCCGGAATCCGGCTCCATCTTGAACTTCAGCGAAGGCCGGAAAACACCAGCGCCGCTGCAGCACCAGATCACGGACCAGAACAAGAACAAGCGATCCACTGGAGCAACCTCACGGGCAAGCAACGAGGACGGAATGCTCTCCTTCACCTCCACACCAGCCCGGCCCTCGTCCGCCCCAGGCAACGCCGGCGGGATCATCCTCAATGGCGGCGACTCAGAACACTCTGATTTCGAGGCCTCATTACGGGAGGCGGAGAGCAGCAGGGTAGTTGC from Dioscorea cayenensis subsp. rotundata cultivar TDr96_F1 unplaced genomic scaffold, TDr96_F1_v2_PseudoChromosome.rev07_lg8_w22 25.fasta BLBR01002119.1, whole genome shotgun sequence encodes the following:
- the LOC120257444 gene encoding LOW QUALITY PROTEIN: transcription factor MYC2-like (The sequence of the model RefSeq protein was modified relative to this genomic sequence to represent the inferred CDS: deleted 3 bases in 2 codons) produces the protein TDDNASMMEAFTTSMDLAGFLAAGYSGGRRRQWRLRLRRCTFNQETLQQRFQALIEGAKEKWTYAIFWQSSVDRASGASLLGWGDGYYKGCEEDRQKRTLGNAASAAEQEHRKRVLRELNSLVAGGGSSSPDEVVEEEVTDTEWFFLVSMTQSFVNGAGIPGQALFSGSPIWIAGGDRLQVSACERARQAEVFGLRTMVCVPVGGGVVELGSTDLIFQSNEIMNKIRFLFSFNATEGDESIGFLLPAATAGSAAAGGGRPGETDPAALWISDPSLVEIKDSVSPEISVSKPHVPFDSNPSSSTLTENPSSINLQNQYHPSSSHFTKELNFSEFHVNTTAAPPQSCKPESGSILNFSEGRKTPAPLQHQITDQNKNKRSTGATSRASNEDGMLSFTSTPARPSSAPGNAGGIILNGGDSEHSDFEASLREAESSRVVAEPEKKPRKRGRKPANGREEPLNHVEAERQRREKLNQRFYALRAVVPNVSKMDKASLLGDAITYINELRSKMQTLESDKEILQSQLEDLKQDQDGDSKPMNGSAAAAAKCIGVEIEVKILGPEAMIRVQCIKKNHPAARLMTAMRELDLDLHYASVTVMNDMMIQQATVKMLSRSYTQEQLTAALYSKVAESSSSNGNAR